The Thioalkalivibrio nitratireducens DSM 14787 DNA segment GGCCACGCGGATCTCCAACCTGCTCGGCGTTCCGATGCTGCAGACCGGGCACTCGCTGGGCCGCGTCAAGCGCGAGCGCCTGCTGGCCCACGGAGTGAAGGAGGAGGACATCGAGGCGCGCTACAACATCTCCGCGCGCATCCAGGCCGAGGAGGAGGCGCTGGCCCATGCCCACCGGGTGATCGCCAGCACCCGGCAGGAGGTTGAGGAGCAGTACGCGACCTACGACAATTACCACCCGTCGCGGATGACGGTCATCCCGCCGGGTACCGACCTGTCCCGTTTCCACCCGCCGAAGCGCGGCCAGCGCAAACCCCGCATCTGGCGCGAAATCACCCGCTTCCTCGAGAAATCCGAGCGCCCGCTGATCATGGCGCTGTCCCGGGCCGACGAGCGCAAGAACATCCGTGCACTGGTCGACGCCTACGCCCAGAGCGACTGGCTGCGTGAACACGCCAACCTGCTGATCGTGGCCGGCAACCGCGACGATATCAGCCAGATGGACAAGGGTGCGCGCGAGGTGTTGACCGACCTGCTGTTGCGCATCGATCGCCACGACCTGTACGGCAAGGTGGCGTATCCGAAGCACCACGGGGGCGACGACGTTCCCGACCTGTATCGGCTGGTGGCCTCCAGCCGCGGCGTGTTCGTGAACCCCGCATTGACCGAGCCGTTCGGTCTGACCCTGATCGAGGCCGCCGCCAGCGGTGCCCCGATCGTGGCCACCAACGACGGCGGCCCGCAGGAGATCATCTCGCGCTGCCACAACGGCGTGCTGGTCGATCCCTTGGATCCCCCCGGGATCACCACGGCCATCGAGTCGATACTCTCCGACCGCACCCTCTGGCGCCGCTTCTCCGAACAGGGTCTGAAGGGCGTGCGTGAACACTACTCCTGGGACGGCCATGCGGCGCGCTATGTGAAGCTGATCAAGGAACTGAACCGCGAGGTCCGGCGCAGCCGCCGCGAACAGCGTTCGGTGTCCGGCCGGCTGGTGGATGCCGACCGCGCGGTGCTGACCGATATCGACAACACCCTGATCGGCGACCCTGCGGCGCTGAAGGCCTTCCTAGCCTGGTTGCGCCGGCACCGAGGCAAGGTCGTGTTCGGAGTGGCCACCGGGCGGCGCCTGGATTCCGCGCAGGAGGTGCTGGCCCGGCACGGGGTTCCGGCGCCTGACCTGTGGATCACTTCGGTGGGTTCGGAAATCTACTACGGTGCGGAGGCGACGCCCGACAAGGGCTGGGCTCGCCACATCAGCCACCGCTGGCAACCGGACCGGCTGCGCGAACTGCTGTCGGAACAGCCGGGGCTCGAGCTGCAGCCCGAGGTGGACCAGCGACCGTTCAAGCTGAGCTATTTCGTGGATGCCGAAAAGTTCGAGGGCGCACCTGCGATCGACCGGCTGCTGTACCAGGCGGATCTGCATGCCCGCGTCGTCTACTCGCACGACATGTTCCTGGATCTCCTGCCGGTGCGGGCATCCAAGGGGCTGGCCGTGCGCTACGTCGCTCACAAGTGGGGTATCCCGCTGGAGCAGGTGCTGGTGGCCGGTGATTCCGGCAACGACGAGGACATGCTGCGCGGGCGGCTGCTCGGCGTCGTGGTCGGCAACCATCACCCGGAACTGGAAAAGCTGCGGGGGTTTACGCGCATCTATTTCGCCGAGGCTGCGCATGCCCGCGGCATCCTGGAAGCGGTGGAACATTTCGACCTGCTGAGCCGTTGCGACATCCCGCTGGAAGCCGCGTGCGGTCAGGCGGAGGCTGCATCGCCAGGGGCGCAGCCGGCCTGACCGCAGCTGCCTGAATGCGGCCCGGGAGCCTGCATCACCCGACGGTTTTTCCGGTACCGCGCGATCGCGTGTCGGCAATTTTCGCTGCATCCGGGTGAATTCGTGTTGAAGGGCCGGGTGGGCCGTCCTATGATCAACCACGGTGGCTGCCGGCGCGCAGCTCCGTTGTCAATATCGCTGGCAAGCTCTAGGGGGCTGCATCATGGCAAAACAACCGAAGAAAGGCGTAACCCAGTCCGAGGCCGCGGCAGCGGTGTCCGAACCCGCGGCGACCGTAGCGGCGAAGCCGAAGCAACCGGCGCGCGCAAGCAAGAAGGCCGCACCGACTGAGAAGAAGCCCGCCGCGCGCAAGGCAGCACCGCGCAAGGCAACGAACGGTAGCGGAGCGCGGGCACGGAACACGGCGACGGCCAACGGTGCGGATGTCAGTCCCGAGCAGCGCTACCGCATGATTCAGGATGCCGCGTATTTCATCGCCGAGCGCAACGGGTTCACCGGTGACCATCATGCTCACTGGCTGGAGGCCGAACAGGCCATCGACGCCCAGCTCGGCGGGCGCTGACGGCACGCCGGGGCGGGTGGGGGTCGGGCAATGCCTGCGGGCGAACGTTGGGAGGATCCGGGCCGCGTCCATCCGTGGATCCGACTCTGGGCGCGAGCCTTCGATGTATTGCTGGTCGCGGTGCCACTGGGGCTGGCCCAGTGGCACTGGTTCCGGCCGGCGGAGCCAGGCTGGTTCGACCTGATGCTGTTCGGCATGCTCGCGCTGTTCGTTTGGCTGCTGCTCGAACCCATCCTGATCAGCCGTCTGGCTACGAGCCCCGGCAAGTGGGTGTTCTCGATCCGGATCCTGAACCGGGATGGTTCCCGGCTCAGCTACTCGCAGGCGCTGCGCCGCTCGGACATGGTCTGGGCCAAGGGGCTCGGCGCGGGCACGCCGCTGATCGGCCAGTTCCTGATGGCTGCCCAGCATTACCAACTGTCGCGCGACGCCACCACCTTCTGGGATGACGAGGGCGGTTTCGACGTCCGCCACGGCGAGATCCGGGCTCCCCGTGTAATTGCCGCGGCCGCGATCGTAGCCTTTGCCGTTATCGCCCTGGCTGCAGGGGCTTACTGACGGCGATCCGGCGGAGGTCGGTCGCTCGATATCCGGCGCATTGGCTTGCGTGCTCCGCGCGTACCTTTCAGGAGTCTTTGTACATGCCGCCGTCTGCCAGGGACCGCGTTGCCCTCCCGTTCTGCTCGCGTTCGGCGTGATGCTGGTGCTCGCCGTTCACCACGGGTCGATGCTTCACGTCGGGGCGATCGGCCATTGGGACGAGTACTTCACGCTTGTGAACGATCGCCCGGTTTTTCGCTGCACGGCGACTGGTTCACGGTCTACACCAATCACCGGCCGAGCTTCTTCAAGCCACCGCTGCCGTACCGACTGCCGGTGTCCTGGCGCATTTCGATGATCTCGAGTTCGCCCTGAGGCTCTGGCCCTTTCTGTTCGGGCTCGCGCTGCTCGCCGCCACGGGGCTGCTCGCCTATGCACTCGTGCC contains these protein-coding regions:
- a CDS encoding DUF2934 domain-containing protein, yielding MAAGAQLRCQYRWQALGGCIMAKQPKKGVTQSEAAAAVSEPAATVAAKPKQPARASKKAAPTEKKPAARKAAPRKATNGSGARARNTATANGADVSPEQRYRMIQDAAYFIAERNGFTGDHHAHWLEAEQAIDAQLGGR
- a CDS encoding RDD family protein, whose translation is MPAGERWEDPGRVHPWIRLWARAFDVLLVAVPLGLAQWHWFRPAEPGWFDLMLFGMLALFVWLLLEPILISRLATSPGKWVFSIRILNRDGSRLSYSQALRRSDMVWAKGLGAGTPLIGQFLMAAQHYQLSRDATTFWDDEGGFDVRHGEIRAPRVIAAAAIVAFAVIALAAGAY
- a CDS encoding HAD-IIB family hydrolase — protein: MKKTQSKARAGEGLYLVLISVHGLIRGSNLELGRDADTGGQTLYVVELARALARHSEVGRVDLVTRHVEDSRVANDYAVPEEDLGHGARIVRVECGSRRYLRKEKLWPHLDCFADNLLDHIRKVGLRPDVVHGHYADAGYVATRISNLLGVPMLQTGHSLGRVKRERLLAHGVKEEDIEARYNISARIQAEEEALAHAHRVIASTRQEVEEQYATYDNYHPSRMTVIPPGTDLSRFHPPKRGQRKPRIWREITRFLEKSERPLIMALSRADERKNIRALVDAYAQSDWLREHANLLIVAGNRDDISQMDKGAREVLTDLLLRIDRHDLYGKVAYPKHHGGDDVPDLYRLVASSRGVFVNPALTEPFGLTLIEAAASGAPIVATNDGGPQEIISRCHNGVLVDPLDPPGITTAIESILSDRTLWRRFSEQGLKGVREHYSWDGHAARYVKLIKELNREVRRSRREQRSVSGRLVDADRAVLTDIDNTLIGDPAALKAFLAWLRRHRGKVVFGVATGRRLDSAQEVLARHGVPAPDLWITSVGSEIYYGAEATPDKGWARHISHRWQPDRLRELLSEQPGLELQPEVDQRPFKLSYFVDAEKFEGAPAIDRLLYQADLHARVVYSHDMFLDLLPVRASKGLAVRYVAHKWGIPLEQVLVAGDSGNDEDMLRGRLLGVVVGNHHPELEKLRGFTRIYFAEAAHARGILEAVEHFDLLSRCDIPLEAACGQAEAASPGAQPA